tcctgttttactgAGCTCTAGTAACACATATCCAAATGGTACGAGACATACAAACATGTATGTGACTTGTAGCTTTTGAGTGGacattgttatgtttttttttccagggtaTCCCATGATGCCTCCTTATTGGTCTCTGGGCTTTCATCTTTGTCGCTGGGGATATACAACTACTAATGCAACCCGCATGGTTGCAGAACGCATGCACAGTGCAAACTTTCCTATggtaaatgaaacaaaaccacGTGCTAATTGTATGTAGGAAAAAATATACTTGgtcttttacacatttttattgttaaaagtCTACATATCTGAGTTTAGTAATATGTTAGATTCTTAATTATGTCATAAATGTTAACTGCATGCAGAAGAATTTTCCAGAAGTGATCTGGaaaattttggttttattttgtagaaacatattaaagaactttaaaaattaagtttGCAAATACAGACAGGAtcagtaattttattacttttataatAATACAGACAGGATCAATTATACCAAAATCAGTCGGACTTTGTAAAAGTCGaaagtataaatattttgatgcagttgcttcatttatttttgagagtatttaatatttttcacctCCAGGATGTGCAGTGGAATGACCTGGACTATGCAGACAAGCGAAGGGTGTTCACCTTCGACCCTGTGCGATTTGGTGATCTTCCGGAGATGGTCCAGGAGTTTCATAAGAAAGGCATAAAGTACATTCTCATTCTGGTAGGACATctttaaaatttgacatttttaactattacagtttgttttaataagaatTCAGAAAGGAAGCAGGATCTACAACCATTTTTTCACAGCaacttcaataaaatgaaagtaaaagtaGTCGTTGACCAACTTATCCAGTAGATGGCAGAAAAACTCTTTTACAGTGAAACTCCAGTATTTTATCTTGGTTTGTTTCTTCCCTAGGATCCGGGCATTAGCAGCACCAGCCTCCCTGGAACATACCCGCCTTTTGAAAATGGTGTGAAACGAGACGTGTTTATTAAGAATGCATCTGGAGACATTCTGATAGGCAAGGTTTGAGCCCATTTTTAGATCATTATATTGAGTCACCTGAGTACTAAGCTCTTCATTTACCTTCACATAAGCCAGGTGTTTGTCCTGTGCACACAGGTTTGGCCCGGCCCAACAGCATTTCCTGACTTCACCAAACCCGAGGCCAGGCAGTGGTGGGAGGACTGCATCAGAGACTTCTTCTCTAAAGTTCCTGTAGATGGTCTGTGGATAGTGagtacacaaaaacaaagaagcataCTAAACAGATCATTGGTTTACATCTAAAGGACATATTTTCTGATTGAGTACTTACAAGCTTAAATCTCTAAAATAATTGACATTGTGCTGTTGCTTCCTACCAGGATATGAATGAACCGTCCAGTTTTGTCCAGGGATCAGTGGTGGGCTGCCCTGACAGCGAGCTTGAGAAACCACCATACACACCTAGTGAGTGTATTAGATACTTATCACTGGCTTGCAACTATAGTAGCccaaaaaagtattcacacctcttgaatctgtatatattttggattttatttaacgAACTAACTAAATGTAATGCACAATAGGGATgaataaaaaggcttttttagatttttatttgtgaaattatttgaaattaatgtAGTATATCTTTTCACATAACAATTCTTCAGTACTTTATGCCAcagaattacaataaaatattttgaagtttgggataacaaaaaaatctgaaaaagttgaAGGGGTAGTAGTACTTTATagctggaaatgaaaaaaaaaaaaactttctttccCCCAATTAGATTGAAGCTATAAATCTTCTCCAAATATCACACAAACAGGGGTGGTTGGAGGCCAATTGAACTCAGGAACCATATGTATGTCGGCACAGCAGCAGCTGTCCAGTCATTACAACCTGCACAATCTGTACGGACTGACTGAAGCGTATGCAACGCACAGGTCAGACTATGCAACCATGTTATTATTACTTGAATTGGTGTTACtctaaaataacacaaattcaACAATTCAAGAATAAAGAGataaaaactacaataaagCAACTTCTTAACATGCAAATGTAGGTATTGGTTTTGCTTCACATTAATCCTGTTTACTATGTTTTCATTCTCAGCGCTCTCATGAACATTCAGGGGAAGAGACCCTTTGTTTTGTCTCGCTCCTCGTTCCCTGGCATCGGGCGATTTTCTGGAGTGTGGACAGGAGATGTGAGGAGTGACTGGGAGCAACTTCGGTTCTCCATCCCTGGTGAGTAAATGCCAAGTGTCAAAGGTCATGCCAGTGCATATTTGTGGAAATTTAGTCTCAATACAAACGTGCGCCAGAATACAATGGTTTccctttgtattatttttacatagcCGTTCTGCAGTTCAGCCTGTTTGGAGTCCCCCTGGTGGGAGCGGACATATGCGGCTTTGAAGGCAACACCAACGAGGAGTTGTGTGTGCGATGGATGCAGATTGGCGCCTTTTATCCATTTATGAGGAACCACAATGACAGGCCCAATGCTGTGAGACTCAAAGTTTATGTGATTGTTTTTATAGTGTAATGGGGATTTGTGAGCGTTTGTTTCATATTATGAGAAGTTTCCCTGTTTTCACTTGTCCTGTCCCTCAGCCTCAGGAGCCGTTTGTATTTGGACAGAAGGCCCAAGCAGCCATGCGGACTGCGTTGAACCTTCGCTACTCCCTTCTCCCGTTCCTCTATACACTCTTCCATCGCGCACACACATCTGCTGACACTGTAGCTAGACCCCTCTTCATGGAGTATgtactttcttcttctgtcctTTTAATGTCACATGAAACTAAAATATCTCAACCCCTTTTCATtcctttctctgtgtttttgtaaCTCTCAGGTTTCCCACCGACCCTCATTGTCGGACCATAGACCAGCAGTTCCTGTGGGGGAGTTCACTTCTCATCAGTCCTGTTTTAGAGCAAGGGGCAGTAGAGCTGAGTGCGTACCTACCTGCTGGAACTTGGTACCACCTGCACAATGTAAGTAGCAGTGCAGTCTTTGTTACTTATGAAAGTGTTTACACCTTTTGAAcctgtttatattttcattttacaactacaaccacaaactttgatgtgctttttgttttggaaatctttttacacaaaaaattgGATAAGTGCTTTTGTGTTTAGCTCCCTTTACTCCGAAACCCTCCATAAAGGTCGGTGCTACCGATTTGGTTCCTAactcacccatccatccatccatccatagaGTCCACTTGTGTATTTTAAATCACAGAATAAAGGTGCTCTGCtaaaatgagaccaaaattaaacCTTTTGGGCAAAGTGCAAAACCCCATATGTGGTGGGAAGCCCTCTGCAAAATATCTGAGACTataataaaagatgaaatagTTGTCATGTGTTTGAATGGTCAAGTCAAAGATCAGTGCTAATTGGTAAAACATAATGCCTAAAGATTAAAATCAATTCTTTTCATAGGCTCTCTTCATCCATTCAGACTGATCTTGAGCTATTTTGCTAAGAATATCGGGCAAAAAAGATCAGCATTTATAAGGGCAAAGCAAGTAGAGAAATGTcttgaaagacaaaataatgtTCTCACTTTTTTAATTGCAAGAAATGTTAAAAGTCAtacataattttctttacaCATCACTATTATGCACTACTActgttggtctattacatagTACCTtggtaaaatacattgaagtttttggttatacaaaatatgaaatgccatatgtaaaaatttaaaagaccTTTCTATTTCACTTATATCTCTTGCTTTCTCACAGGGTCAGCCGTTCCACAGTAACGGTCAGTACGTTCAGCTATCGGCCCCGCTGGAAACAATCAATGTTCATGTGAGGGAGGGGCACATCATCCCCCAGCAGGTGGGAGTCAGCTCTACAGAATTACAGAGAAAGTAgcttggattttatttcagtttttgtctcgGCTTAATGGATAAAGTGAAAATTTGTTCCTCGTGTTTTAGTTTACAGGATTTGCTTGATAAACTGCACAAATCAGTCTGAAGGTTAATTCTGGTATGTTCATTAGCTTGATAGTGTCTTTCATAACGTGTTGctgtatttcaataaaaaaaaaaaaactgttttgaaatactgcataatcttcttttgttttctgtgaagGAACCTGCTTTGACCACAGCAGCTTCACGTGAAAACCATTTCTTCCTGACGGTGGCGCTGTCCACTGGTGGCTGGGCACGGGGGGAGTTGTTCTGGGATGACGGAGACAGCCTTAGAActtttgaaacacaaaattattgTTATGTTAACTTCACTGCTGGACAGGTAGGTACAGTGGTtagcagaagtattcataccaccTTAACTAAACCCTTTCGAGACGTTTGAAGTCTGTTTAATGCACCTTAAGATGAGAGTGAAGTTGTGTTTGATCTGGAAGTTTTAATCATTGTAAATCCTAAATATGATTAGGAATTTATTTGGACTCTGACTAACAGAtgtgtttaattatttctgctttACTTCAGTCACAGATAGTCAGCAACCCTCTCAACCTCAATGGAGCCTTGGCCAGTCTTCTTCTGGGAGGCGTCCAGGTGTTTGGTGTGCCTTCACAACCTCTTTATGTCTTGGTTAATGGCGAGAAAGTTATAGACTTTACGTATAAGACGGACACAAAGGTGAGTTCTGGGTCAGACAGTACTTTTTGCTTTGATGCTTTTcaattacagcaaaaataataatgcctTCCAGTTCACCATCTTGCAAACTGAACCACATTTATCTTTGTGCTTGTTCTTGTAGGTTCTAACAGTGACTCCTCTGGTCTTGCCTATGTCAAAGACATTTACAGTCCAGTGGGTTCTTTGATGCACCAAATTTGTCATATTCTTTGCCTTTGCCCTGTGCTGCTAAAATGATCAGCTGCATTATTCTGTCATCACACCAGCAGATTTTCTTTAAGCCTTTGCATGTAAACTaaaaagtcatttgttttttgttttttttaaaatcaggatCAGTTATATTGATCctataaaaatagttttgtaaATATTGCTTTGTAAATAGTGTTtgtaaaatatgcacaaaaaaagacatttttatcttgtgattttactttttgaccTTGATAAGATGCTCTATTTGCTTGCTGATAATACTTTATTACTCCTCAAAGTCAAGTCACTCCACCGCAAGATgcattactaaaaataaatttatttaaaaaattcaaattacaAATTACTGAATTTGCCCTCAGAATTTATGGATTTATAAATTTCAAAGCATCAGAGTAAAGACAGATTAATCCAAATACATTCCACTCTTTCATCCTCTTCTTTGAGTTGATGTAGTAAACAAAATCCTAATGAAATTTAAGGTTGTAAcctgaaaatttctgaaaaaatatccCTCGTTATGCATATCTTTTGAGGTCGCTGTTGTGTTGTCAGAGACCGGCTTTTAACAGGCAGCTGAAGACAGCAGAAGTGTGATGATGCTCTGAATCCAGCTCTGGTCCTGATGGTGGACCAGAGTTACAAAAGATCTAAAATCCAtcataaaaacccaaatttcCAGTTATGCGTCAATAATACTACGTGCCGGAAGTAGCTATATTTGAGGAGTGATTGGTTAGGGGCTGTGACGTAAAGTCGAGACATTAAAGAGGCAAAGATATTTCAGGAAGTAAAAACCattgtattttacattaaagtGTCAAGCATGTTTCAAATATAAAGGCATATGACTTCTTAAAGGtcattttactttgaaagtcCAGAGCGGAAGTGTGTACTTTTGCCAttgaaacagcagcagttaGGCGTGCGGCGGTGCCTCATACAGTGATAAACCTCTgcgataaaaaaaagaaaaaaagagaactgaGTTGATATTAACCCGAGCTAAACCCGTGGAAAGGAGCCGAACCTGGGGCTCTGTCCGCTTGCAGAGATGGTTGTCCGGAGTGGGCTGTAGATTCCTGCGGCGGGACTGAAGGTGAGAGCTCTCCACGCTGCTGCTGTATCTGTTCATTTATTCCTGTCGCTGGAGCAGGTGTATGCACACCAGTCACTGTATCGTTCACTGTGGCCGATAAGCATGTATGTTTTTTACATGGTGTGTATTGCAGAACCTCAGGCGTGCCTCTGACAGCTAAAATATTCACGTTAGAGGTGGTACTGACAGAGTCCCTGCTCGGACATGCAACCCAGAGGAACTAATGTTAGGCCTGGTGTAAATAGCCTTGTCCATCTGCTGCTGTCAGGCGGATGCTGCCGAGGCTTGTCCCGCCATAAGCAGGCTGACAGGGAGAGAACATCCTCACTCACCCAGCAAATACTAAGAATTGCTGCtgagaaaaaatacagatgCTAGATTTCCATCTTCATTGAACTGAAAGCTGAGACTCCTTTCTTGTTCGAGCTTTAAACGCATCGacataagtatttattttgaataactTCAAATTGAATGACAATAAGACtccaaa
The DNA window shown above is from Xiphophorus couchianus chromosome 16, X_couchianus-1.0, whole genome shotgun sequence and carries:
- the gaa gene encoding lysosomal alpha-glucosidase isoform X1, translating into MGILSTTVLLLSLSLLACLYKDLLFNNEGRLVRSGHFDHYEVMLRKKPGYSYPREPKSDIHRDISQTTENSREPECTTAPESRFDCGRDRLLSQEECEDRGCCYAPLPGSAGPPWCFFPALYPGYDMGPLTPSKKGQTATLTRASPSYLPKDIVTLSLEVIAETASCFHVVLKDPSSQRYEVPLPAGSFQTETYAQDVLYTTEFQHDPFGFIVRRKSNGRVLMNTTVAPLLFADQYLQLSTSLASSLVSGLGEHYTSLVLDLNWTSWTLWNRDMAPHADANLYGSHPFYIVQEDDGLAHGVFLLNSNAIEVILQPTPALTWVSTGGILDLYIFLGPDPQSVTRQYLQVIGYPMMPPYWSLGFHLCRWGYTTTNATRMVAERMHSANFPMDVQWNDLDYADKRRVFTFDPVRFGDLPEMVQEFHKKGIKYILILDPGISSTSLPGTYPPFENGVKRDVFIKNASGDILIGKVWPGPTAFPDFTKPEARQWWEDCIRDFFSKVPVDGLWIDMNEPSSFVQGSVVGCPDSELEKPPYTPRVVGGQLNSGTICMSAQQQLSSHYNLHNLYGLTEAYATHSALMNIQGKRPFVLSRSSFPGIGRFSGVWTGDVRSDWEQLRFSIPAVLQFSLFGVPLVGADICGFEGNTNEELCVRWMQIGAFYPFMRNHNDRPNAPQEPFVFGQKAQAAMRTALNLRYSLLPFLYTLFHRAHTSADTVARPLFMEFPTDPHCRTIDQQFLWGSSLLISPVLEQGAVELSAYLPAGTWYHLHNGQPFHSNGQYVQLSAPLETINVHVREGHIIPQQEPALTTAASRENHFFLTVALSTGGWARGELFWDDGDSLRTFETQNYCYVNFTAGQSQIVSNPLNLNGALASLLLGGVQVFGVPSQPLYVLVNGEKVIDFTYKTDTKVLTVTPLVLPMSKTFTVQWVL
- the gaa gene encoding lysosomal alpha-glucosidase isoform X2, whose product is MGILSTTVLLLSLSLLACLYKDLLFNNEGRLVRSGHFDHYEVMLRKKPGYSYPREPKSDIHRDISQTTENSREPECTTAPESRFDCGRDRLLSQEECEDRGCCYAPLPGSAGPPWCFFPALYPGYDMGPLTPSKKGQTATLTRASPSYLPKDIVTLSLEVIAETASCFHVVLKDPSSQRYEVPLPAGSFQTETYAQDVLYTTEFQHDPFGFIVRRKSNGRVLMNTTVAPLLFADQYLQLSTSLASSLVSGLGEHYTSLVLDLNWTSWTLWNRDMAPHADANLYGSHPFYIVQEDDGLAHGVFLLNSNAIEVILQPTPALTWVSTGGILDLYIFLGPDPQSVTRQYLQVIGYPMMPPYWSLGFHLCRWGYTTTNATRMVAERMHSANFPMDVQWNDLDYADKRRVFTFDPVRFGDLPEMVQEFHKKGIKYILILDPGISSTSLPGTYPPFENGVKRDVFIKNASGDILIGKVWPGPTAFPDFTKPEARQWWEDCIRDFFSKVPVDGLWIDMNEPSSFVQGSVVGCPDSELEKPPYTPRVVGGQLNSGTICMSAQQQLSSHYNLHNLYGLTEAYATHSALMNIQGKRPFVLSRSSFPGIGRFSGVWTGDVRSDWEQLRFSIPAVLQFSLFGVPLVGADICGFEGNTNEELCVRWMQIGAFYPFMRNHNDRPNAPQEPFVFGQKAQAAMRTALNLRYSLLPFLYTLFHRAHTSADTVARPLFMEFPTDPHCRTIDQQFLWGSSLLISPVLEQGAVELSAYLPAGTWYHLHNGQPFHSNGQYVQLSAPLETINVHVREGHIIPQQFTGFA